The proteins below come from a single Oxyura jamaicensis isolate SHBP4307 breed ruddy duck chromosome 1, BPBGC_Ojam_1.0, whole genome shotgun sequence genomic window:
- the TSPAN8 gene encoding tetraspanin-8, which produces MAGVSNCMKYSMFVFNFLFWVCGSVILGVSIWIRVSKDAQKELGIDNSLFAGVDLLIAVGSIIMVLGFLGCCGAIKESRCMLLLFFIGLLLILILQVTGGILGAVYRSQIETSLNTTLMESVDLLQSNTEQAKRFQETFQKFQIENKCCGLVNGLADWGNKINTDIGGSKICECEPKGEEANLCVYSNKILVYKRGCKEVIIKYLQDHMLIIMGIAFGLAVIEILGLGFSMSLYCQIQRK; this is translated from the exons ATGGCGGGTGTAAGCAACTGCATGAAGTACTCCATGTTCGTCTTCAACTTCTTATTTTGG GTGTGTGGTTCAGTTATTTTGGGAGTCTCTATATGGATACGTGTTAGCAAAGATGCTCAGAAG GAGTTGGGCATAGACAACAGCCTGTTTGCAGGGGTTGATCTGCTGATAGCTGTGGGCTCCATCATTATGGTCCTTGGGTTTCTGGGGTGCTGTGGTGCCATCAAGGAAAGCCGGTGCATGCTGCTCTtg TTTTTTATTGGACTGCTGCTGATCTTGATCCTTCAGGTCACAGGAGGTATTTTAGGAGCGGTATACAGATCTCAG ATTGAAACATCCCTTAACACGACTTTAATGGAGAGTGTTGATTTATTGCAAAGCAATACAGAACAAGCAAAACGATTTCAAGAGACCTTCCAGAAGTTTCAGATAGAG AACAAGTGCTGTGGTTTGGTGAATGGACTTGCAGATTGGGGAAACAAGATTAATACAGATATTGGTGGCAGTAAAATCTGTGAGTGTGAACCAAAGGGCGAAGAAGCAAACCTCTGCGTCTATTCTAATAAGATACTTGTTTATAAAAgg gGTTGTAAAGAAGTGATCATCAAATACCTTCAAGACCATATGCTCATAATTATGGGGATTGCATTTGGACTGGCAGTTATTGAG attcttggtttggggttttctaTGAGCCTCTACTGCCAGATccagagaaaatga